One genomic window of Halolamina sediminis includes the following:
- a CDS encoding protoheme IX farnesyltransferase, which yields MDTELPTHLWSLVKPRIVTLLCVTGAFSLLAAGGASAVTLAGFVVAGACVAASAAAWNCWYDRNLDQHMARTADRPLPSGRLDHRVAAAFATALLLAGTALGLALLPLRSVVYMLLGFAAYVGLYTVALKRHHWLGVVLGGSAGSFPVLAGWSAVRPLTVEPVLMALVVFAWTPAHAWALAYVYRDEFASVDVPTLPVVVSTATVQRGIRYAVWSTVATVAAVGIFAGPPYAATAVVGSALFVLGFRPFLRVGTERAAVRAFFTSNLFLAVLFAAWGAGGVAPGLAPWSGLLALATVPALFVGMWTAQPSLRGVPASVGGEWRPVTDRLSAGVAAFRLRLSGEHDRPGKGE from the coding sequence ATGGACACCGAACTCCCCACACACCTCTGGTCGTTGGTCAAGCCCCGCATCGTGACGCTGCTCTGTGTCACCGGCGCGTTCTCGCTGCTCGCCGCCGGCGGCGCGTCGGCGGTGACGCTCGCGGGCTTTGTCGTCGCCGGCGCCTGCGTCGCCGCGAGCGCGGCGGCGTGGAACTGCTGGTACGACCGCAACCTCGACCAACACATGGCGCGGACCGCCGACAGGCCGCTCCCCAGCGGCCGCCTCGACCACCGCGTCGCCGCCGCGTTCGCGACGGCGCTGCTGCTCGCCGGGACGGCGCTAGGGCTCGCGCTGCTCCCGCTTCGCTCCGTGGTGTACATGCTGCTCGGGTTCGCCGCGTACGTCGGCCTCTACACGGTGGCGCTCAAGCGACACCACTGGCTCGGCGTGGTGCTGGGCGGCTCCGCGGGCTCGTTCCCCGTCCTCGCCGGCTGGAGCGCCGTCCGGCCGCTCACGGTCGAGCCAGTGCTGATGGCGCTAGTCGTGTTCGCGTGGACGCCCGCCCACGCGTGGGCGCTTGCGTACGTCTACCGCGACGAGTTCGCGTCGGTGGACGTGCCGACGCTCCCGGTCGTCGTCTCGACGGCGACGGTCCAGCGCGGGATCCGGTACGCGGTCTGGTCGACAGTCGCGACCGTCGCCGCCGTCGGCATCTTTGCCGGCCCGCCGTACGCCGCCACCGCCGTCGTCGGGAGCGCGCTGTTCGTGCTCGGGTTCCGCCCGTTCCTCAGGGTCGGCACCGAGCGCGCCGCGGTCCGGGCCTTTTTCACGTCGAACCTGTTCCTCGCCGTCCTGTTCGCCGCGTGGGGCGCCGGCGGGGTCGCCCCGGGGCTGGCGCCGTGGAGCGGTCTGCTGGCGCTGGCCACGGTGCCGGCGCTGTTCGTCGGGATGTGGACCGCACAGCCGTCGCTCCGGGGCGTGCCGGCGTCGGTCGGCGGGGAGTGGCGGCCTGTTACCGACCGGCTGAGCGCCGGGGTGGCGGCGTTCCGACTCCGGCTCTCCGGAGAGCACGACCGGCCGGGAAAAGGTGAGTGA
- a CDS encoding cytochrome c oxidase subunit I, whose product MFGFSTYEYDSDGFRECNVTGLSIHKSAEDMVKLYGLTAILALAIGGAFAVAVALTRWEAIGLLSAGDFYTYLSVHAWNLLIFWMVFMEIAILYVGGPFVLGRRLSLPRVAKVGWVVMAAGAVLVNAAILLTEYPNQAPLLTSYVPLPSSWQFYLGASVFVLGAIVAAVPFLATLWNHQQENPSKTLPLVTFGAFITSIVALEALLGGLITYVPTLLWRVGYFESIDPAFYRQMYWIIGHGSQQINLLAMITVWYFLTHVVGGAVVASQKVSRAAFVLYLFFINLGAAHHLMSDPVVSAGWRMWNTSYAAYGAVLASMIHAFAIPAGLEVGRRAKGKAGGLFGWLWSSPWDDPGFSATILSIILFGFLGGITGVMMGQMQLNMTWHNTLATVGHFHATVATGTTLAFMGLGYYVLRLVFGRDWSLGLLAKIQPYLYGGAMGLTVLMMMYTGILFGVPRRHPSVMDIPGTAFSFSAAKPFFAVFGVAAILAILGGALFVVVALASLLFGEPFDGGPVGDVQRAAADGGERTDGDGKAAHAYSMRGTFVLCLVFLGAFVTLWALNWYLLSTIWQIGP is encoded by the coding sequence ATGTTCGGTTTCAGCACCTACGAGTACGACAGCGACGGTTTCCGAGAGTGTAACGTCACCGGGCTCAGCATCCACAAGTCCGCGGAGGACATGGTGAAGCTGTACGGCCTGACCGCGATCCTCGCGCTCGCGATCGGGGGCGCGTTCGCGGTGGCCGTGGCGCTGACCCGCTGGGAGGCGATCGGCCTGCTCTCGGCGGGCGACTTCTACACGTACCTCAGCGTTCACGCCTGGAACCTGCTCATCTTCTGGATGGTGTTCATGGAGATCGCGATCCTCTACGTCGGCGGCCCGTTCGTGCTCGGCCGCCGGCTCTCGCTACCGCGGGTCGCGAAAGTCGGCTGGGTGGTGATGGCCGCGGGCGCCGTGCTCGTCAACGCCGCCATCCTGCTCACCGAGTACCCCAACCAGGCGCCGCTGCTCACCTCCTACGTCCCGCTGCCGTCGAGCTGGCAGTTCTACCTCGGCGCGAGCGTGTTCGTCCTCGGCGCCATCGTCGCGGCGGTGCCGTTCCTCGCGACTCTCTGGAACCACCAGCAGGAGAACCCGAGCAAGACGCTCCCGCTGGTGACGTTCGGCGCGTTCATCACGAGCATCGTCGCGCTGGAGGCGCTGCTGGGCGGGCTGATCACCTACGTGCCGACGCTGCTGTGGCGCGTCGGCTACTTCGAGAGTATCGACCCCGCGTTCTACCGGCAGATGTACTGGATCATCGGCCACGGGAGCCAGCAGATCAACCTGCTGGCGATGATCACCGTCTGGTACTTCCTGACCCACGTCGTCGGCGGCGCCGTCGTCGCGAGCCAGAAAGTCTCCCGGGCGGCGTTCGTGCTGTACCTGTTCTTCATCAACCTCGGCGCGGCCCACCACCTGATGTCCGACCCGGTGGTCTCCGCCGGCTGGCGGATGTGGAACACCTCCTACGCCGCCTACGGCGCGGTGCTGGCGAGTATGATACACGCCTTTGCGATCCCGGCCGGCCTCGAAGTCGGCCGCCGGGCGAAGGGGAAAGCCGGCGGCCTGTTCGGCTGGCTCTGGTCCAGCCCCTGGGACGATCCGGGGTTCTCGGCGACGATTCTGAGCATCATCCTCTTCGGCTTCCTCGGCGGGATCACCGGCGTCATGATGGGCCAGATGCAGCTCAACATGACCTGGCACAACACGCTCGCGACGGTCGGCCACTTCCACGCCACCGTCGCGACCGGGACGACGCTGGCGTTCATGGGGCTGGGCTACTACGTCCTCCGGCTGGTGTTCGGGCGTGACTGGTCGCTGGGCCTTCTCGCGAAGATCCAGCCGTATCTCTACGGCGGCGCGATGGGGCTGACCGTCCTGATGATGATGTACACCGGCATCCTGTTCGGCGTGCCCCGGCGCCACCCCTCGGTGATGGATATCCCCGGGACAGCGTTCAGCTTCTCGGCGGCCAAGCCGTTCTTCGCGGTGTTCGGCGTCGCCGCGATACTGGCCATCCTCGGCGGCGCGCTGTTCGTCGTCGTCGCCCTGGCGTCGCTGCTGTTCGGGGAGCCGTTCGACGGCGGCCCCGTCGGCGACGTGCAGCGCGCGGCGGCCGACGGCGGTGAGCGAACCGACGGCGACGGGAAGGCCGCCCACGCCTACAGCATGCGCGGGACGTTCGTGCTCTGTCTCGTGTTCCTCGGCGCCTTCGTCACGCTCTGGGCGCTGAACTGGTACCTGCTCTCGACGATCTGGCAGATCGGCCCCTAA
- a CDS encoding halocyanin domain-containing protein yields MDSPITAPDGDWWSEKINRRESIWLGISGVWALTLFGWMLGWTEFGAQNQTGETYEVSTEALRQKVQTYKQSAGTLTVDGEELLVPAENDVYVGALQWGWDGLPAVLRPGETYRFHLGSYDVQHGFSVRNADNLSQQISLQVLPGYEWVLEMTFDDPGTYHVVCNEFCGEGHRSMHGKFVVQDYDESAVTAPEESENGSGGDADYGGWFTGDAAGGATENYDGTTVDETGADQVTVTVGSDGEGGTAAFDPPAVSVSEGTTVTFEWASNNHNLLVDSQPDGANWGGHEPLENEGFSVEHTFETGGVYAYYCEPHLGIGMKGVVEVV; encoded by the coding sequence ATGGACTCCCCGATCACCGCACCCGACGGCGACTGGTGGAGCGAGAAGATCAACCGACGCGAGTCGATCTGGCTGGGCATCAGCGGCGTCTGGGCCCTGACGCTGTTCGGCTGGATGCTCGGCTGGACCGAGTTCGGCGCGCAGAACCAGACCGGCGAGACGTACGAGGTCTCGACCGAGGCGCTCCGGCAGAAGGTCCAGACGTACAAGCAGTCGGCGGGCACGCTCACCGTCGACGGCGAGGAGCTGCTCGTCCCCGCGGAGAACGACGTGTACGTCGGCGCGCTCCAGTGGGGGTGGGACGGGCTGCCGGCGGTGCTCAGACCCGGCGAGACGTACCGGTTCCACCTCGGCTCCTACGACGTCCAGCACGGCTTCTCCGTGCGCAACGCGGACAACCTGAGCCAGCAGATCTCGCTGCAGGTGCTCCCCGGCTACGAGTGGGTGCTGGAGATGACGTTCGACGACCCGGGCACGTACCACGTCGTCTGCAACGAGTTCTGCGGCGAGGGGCACCGCTCGATGCACGGGAAGTTCGTCGTGCAGGACTACGACGAGTCCGCCGTCACTGCCCCCGAGGAGAGCGAGAACGGGTCTGGGGGCGACGCCGACTACGGCGGCTGGTTCACCGGCGACGCCGCCGGCGGCGCGACGGAGAACTACGACGGGACGACCGTCGACGAGACCGGCGCCGATCAGGTCACCGTCACCGTCGGCAGCGACGGCGAGGGTGGGACCGCCGCGTTCGACCCGCCCGCGGTCTCCGTCTCGGAGGGGACGACGGTGACGTTCGAGTGGGCGTCGAACAACCACAATCTCCTGGTCGACTCCCAGCCCGACGGTGCAAACTGGGGTGGACACGAGCCCCTCGAGAACGAGGGGTTCAGCGTCGAACATACGTTCGAGACGGGTGGCGTGTACGCGTACTACTGCGAGCCCCATCTCGGCATCGGGATGAAGGGCGTCGTGGAGGTGGTCTAG